One genomic window of Salvia miltiorrhiza cultivar Shanhuang (shh) chromosome 4, IMPLAD_Smil_shh, whole genome shotgun sequence includes the following:
- the LOC131020984 gene encoding uncharacterized protein LOC131020984: MAENLSPTKLDYFDDMFKLQSTSTLLSSFLSDDGRQTLVLESTIFHPQGGGQPSDKGSISTAQLTFIVEDVRSKDKIVYHYGRFLNSKDENFGKGAQVSLSVDEDRRSLNSRLHSAGHLLDLCVRIVGWEHLEPSKGYHFPDGPYVEYKGAVPQNELQSKQNELQEEASSLITKGGKVSVSILPYDEASQLCGGSLPDYIPKDSTPRIVQLGQTLGCPCGGTHVGDISEISSLKVSQIRTRKGLTKVYYNVG; encoded by the exons ATGGCAGAGAATCTAAGCCCAACAAAACTAGATTACTTCGATGACATGTTCAAACTCCAATCCACTTCCACCCTCCTCTCTTCCTTCCTG AGTGATGATGGGCGGCAGACTTTGGTGCTGGAATCCACTATTTTCCACCCACAAGGCGGCGGCCAGCCTTCAGACAAGGGCTCCATCTCCACCGCGCAGCTCACCTTCATTGTTGAGGATGTCCGATCCAAGGATAAGATC GTGTATCACTATGGCCGGTTCTTGAATTCCAAAGATGAGAATTTTGGGAAAGGCGCCCAAGTTTCCTTGAGTGTGGATGAAGATAGGCGTAGTCTTAATTCGAG GCTACACTCGGCTGGGCATCTGCTTGATTTGTGTGTGAGAATTGTGGGTTGGGAGCACTTGGAGCCTTCAAAAGGATACCACTTTCCGGATGG GCCGTATGTAGAATACAAAGGCGCAGTTCCTCAGAATGAACTGCAGAGCAAGCAGAATGAACTGCAAGAGGAAGCTAGCAGTTTGATCACAAAAGGAGGGAAA GTGTCCGTCTCTATTTTACCCTACGACGAAGCTTCTCAACTCTGCGGTGGATCACTCCCCGATTACATACCTAAG GACAGCACGCCCCGGATCGTGCAGCTAGGCCAAACCCTAGGATGTCCGTGCGGAGGCACACACGTTGGAGACATTAGTGAGATCTCGAGTCTGAAG GTCTCTCAAATTCGGACTAGAAAGGGATTGACAAAAGTTTATTACAACGTTGGATAG
- the LOC131020981 gene encoding mitochondrial thiamine diphosphate carrier 2-like isoform X1, with product MGEAGQIKRALIDATAGAISGAVARTVTSPLDVIKIRFQVQLEPTTQWALLRRDVYGPSKYTGMLQATKDIFREEGFLGFWRGNVPALLMVMPYTAIQFVVMQKLKALISGSSNPENHLRISPYLSYVSGSVSGCAATIGSYPFDLLRTILASQGEPKVYPNMRSALSNILETRGLRGLYAGLAPTLVEIVPYAGLQFGTYDTFKRWTMAWNRSTSRYPGRENDVLTDVEVSVCGLAAGICAKAVCHPLDVVKKRFQVRRFRHSRSRWAELIPSYENSTRRSRACRGIGDTGLESSPVRTGTCTTPSSKSYVRRGRPGCIRASSRRSSKLRRLPPSHL from the exons ATGGGAGAGGCAGGGCAGATAAAGAGGGCTTTGATTGATGCCACCGCCGGCGCGATTTCTGGTGCTGTTGCCAGGACTGTGACATCCCCTCTTGATGTAATCAAGATTAGGTTTCAG GTTCAGCTGGAACCAACTACGCAGTGGGCTTTGCTTCGTAGAGATGTGTATGGTCCGTCAAAGTATACCGGTATGCTGCAAGCAACGAAAGACATCTTTCGGGAAGAAGGATTTTTG GGCTTCTGGAGGGGCAACGTTCCGGCACTTCTTATGGTCATGCCGTATACTGCAATACAGTTTGTAGTTATGCAGAAGTTAAAGGCATTAATTTCTGGTTCTTCTAACCCAG AAAACCATCTGAGGATAAGCCCGTATCTTTCGTACGTTAGTGGATCAGTGTCGGGGTGTGCTGCCACTATCGGCTCATACCCGTTTGATCTTCTTAGGACGATCTTGGCATCACAGGGCGAGCCGAAG GTTTATCCAAACATGAGGTCTGCACTCTCCAATATACTCGAAACTCGTGGGCTTCGTGGTTTGTACGCTGGCTTGGCACCTACGCTCGTTGAGATCGTCCCTTATGCCGGCTTGCAGTTTGGAACCTACGACACGTTCAAGCGTTGGACCATG GCTTGGAATCGGAGCACGTCTCGTTATCCGGGACGAGAGAACGACGTCCTCACGGACGTCGAGGTTTCTGTCTGCGGCCTAGCTGCCGGAATATGCGCTAAAGCCGTCTGCCATCCCCTTGATGTGGTGAAGAAGAGATTTCAGGTACGTCGTTTCCGGCATTCGAGATCTCGATGGGCAGAGTTGATACCGTCTTACGAAAACTCGACTCGTAGGTCCAGGGCCTGCAGAGGGATCGGAGATACGGGGCTCGAGTCGAGCCCCGTGCGTACCGGAACATGCACGACGCCGTCGTCCAAATCCTACGTGCGGAGGGGTCGGCCGGGCTGTATAAGGGCATCGTCCCGTCGGTCATCAAAGCTGCGCCGGCTACCGCCGTCACATTTGTAG
- the LOC131020981 gene encoding mitochondrial thiamine diphosphate carrier 2-like isoform X2 produces the protein MGEAGQIKRALIDATAGAISGAVARTVTSPLDVIKIRFQVQLEPTTQWALLRRDVYGPSKYTGMLQATKDIFREEGFLGFWRGNVPALLMVMPYTAIQFVVMQKLKALISGSSNPENHLRISPYLSYVSGSVSGCAATIGSYPFDLLRTILASQGEPKVYPNMRSALSNILETRGLRGLYAGLAPTLVEIVPYAGLQFGTYDTFKRWTMAWNRSTSRYPGRENDVLTDVEVSVCGLAAGICAKAVCHPLDVVKKRFQVQGLQRDRRYGARVEPRAYRNMHDAVVQILRAEGSAGLYKGIVPSVIKAAPATAVTFVAFEFASKWLKS, from the exons ATGGGAGAGGCAGGGCAGATAAAGAGGGCTTTGATTGATGCCACCGCCGGCGCGATTTCTGGTGCTGTTGCCAGGACTGTGACATCCCCTCTTGATGTAATCAAGATTAGGTTTCAG GTTCAGCTGGAACCAACTACGCAGTGGGCTTTGCTTCGTAGAGATGTGTATGGTCCGTCAAAGTATACCGGTATGCTGCAAGCAACGAAAGACATCTTTCGGGAAGAAGGATTTTTG GGCTTCTGGAGGGGCAACGTTCCGGCACTTCTTATGGTCATGCCGTATACTGCAATACAGTTTGTAGTTATGCAGAAGTTAAAGGCATTAATTTCTGGTTCTTCTAACCCAG AAAACCATCTGAGGATAAGCCCGTATCTTTCGTACGTTAGTGGATCAGTGTCGGGGTGTGCTGCCACTATCGGCTCATACCCGTTTGATCTTCTTAGGACGATCTTGGCATCACAGGGCGAGCCGAAG GTTTATCCAAACATGAGGTCTGCACTCTCCAATATACTCGAAACTCGTGGGCTTCGTGGTTTGTACGCTGGCTTGGCACCTACGCTCGTTGAGATCGTCCCTTATGCCGGCTTGCAGTTTGGAACCTACGACACGTTCAAGCGTTGGACCATG GCTTGGAATCGGAGCACGTCTCGTTATCCGGGACGAGAGAACGACGTCCTCACGGACGTCGAGGTTTCTGTCTGCGGCCTAGCTGCCGGAATATGCGCTAAAGCCGTCTGCCATCCCCTTGATGTGGTGAAGAAGAGATTTCAG GTCCAGGGCCTGCAGAGGGATCGGAGATACGGGGCTCGAGTCGAGCCCCGTGCGTACCGGAACATGCACGACGCCGTCGTCCAAATCCTACGTGCGGAGGGGTCGGCCGGGCTGTATAAGGGCATCGTCCCGTCGGTCATCAAAGCTGCGCCGGCTACCGCCGTCACATTTGTAGCCTTCGAGTTCGCGTCGAAATGGTTGAAGAGTTGA
- the LOC131020980 gene encoding uncharacterized protein LOC131020980: protein MSSFAPHQNGDCVDGVPVKEYDDSGEANASPLIQSDCYDVGEEFGEPDILPRMGDEYQVELPPFTREPNHVSYAEIGHHSLQDFFVGLPIPLIWIDCGRREGPRTVLGSRRPYCKNVIEMGILCNGDREPSHNSMKSEMKSLPAAEKTQMCIDEGHVLVPGLLSEKWNDAEKASFLLALYIFEKNFVEVRRFVGCKGMGAILSFYYGEFYGSDAYRRWSEGRKTRSKKCVYGQRIFSGLRQQEFLSRLLSRVPEECKSALLEVSKTFAEDKISLVEYVSSLKTTVGMDLIVEAVAVGSGRPDLTGMALEPLKSNHVTRSEIPAGKACSALTTSEIIKFLSGDYRLSKARSNDLFWEAVWPRLLARGWHSEQPQNQGYVAGSKCLVFLLPGVKKFSRRKLVKGDHYFDSVTDVLSKVAKDPGLIELDSEEANGDQNTEKDEWTSDVKVVEDENHPPSRQRHSYLQPRTPNRSVEAIKFTVVDTGLSDGKIRELRTLPREISSTLISLDAPEEENMAESDTMNSNTSERQTDKSGSKKLASRKNRDDNASSHDIHPDVGKPLAPSKRKKDSNDNQKPRKVSKPVPCRKQKQGYVDNIAHFSKHSGKLAASTHEEAGDGVILHPHSASTAPRLENGVSCSSSGVHESNETAQVSSCQDKLSSASSSRGSPSESTEFPQPQLLIDLNVAPEIENNGLAPTPSNELDNQPVQPASRGLPAPSPVEASSEQQSVANTRRLSTRYRPPTTRALEAVAGGYLSISRRRKGRDTSSVDAQPPRPSQQPRVGPGPSDSPSSSVASPSQIGESSSQIVEADRGASTSGTSNADNKNDDPPPEANHQEEQAPGQ from the exons ATGTCTTCATTTGCTCCACATCAGAATGGAGATTGTGTTGATGGCGTTCCTGTTAAGGAGTATGACGACTCTGGAGAAGCCAACGCCTCTCCTCTAATCCAATCAGATTGTTATGATGTGGGCGAGGAATTCGGGGAGCCTGATATTCTTCCCCGTATGGGAGATGAGTATCAGGTTGAGCTTCCTCCATTTACTAGAGAGCCCAATCACGTGTCCTACGCTGAAATTGGACACCATTCTCTCCAAGATTTCTTCGTTGGGTTGCCAATACCACTGATTTGGATTGACTGTGGGAGGCGTGAGGGCCCTAGGACCGTTCTAGGCTCCAGACGTCCGTATTGTAAGAACGTGATTGAAATGGGGATTTTGTGCAATGGTGATAGAGAGCCTTCACACAATTCAATGAAGTCGGAGATGAAGAGTTTACCAGCTGCAGAGAAAACACAAATGTGCATCGATGAAGGTCATGTTCTGGTTCCCGGATTACTCAGTGAAAAATGGAATGACGCTGAAAAAGCTAGTTTCCTTCTCGCTTTATACATCTTTGAGAAGAACTTTGTTGAAGTGAGGCGGTTCGTTGGATGTAAAGGTATGGGTGCAATACTCTCGTTCTATTACGGGGAGTTTTATGGCTCTGATGCGTACCGTAGATGGTCAGAAGGCCGGAAGACGAGGAGCAAGAAATGTGTTTACGGGCAGAGGATATTCTCCGGGTTGAGGCAGCAGGAGTTCTTGTCTAGATTGCTCTCTCGAGTCCCGGAAGAATGCAAAAGTGCTTTACTCGAG GTATCTAAGACTTTTGCAGAAGACAAGATATCATTAGTCGAGTACGTCTCTTCTCTGAAGACCACAGTGGGGATGGACCTCATCGTGGAAGCTGTTGCTGTTGGTTCAGGCAGACCAGACCTCACGGGGATGGCCTTGGAACCTCTGAAGTCGAACCATGTGACCCGGTCGGAGATACCAGCAGGAAAGGCATGCTCCGCGCTGACAACTTCTGAAATCATCAAATTCTTGAGTGGAGATTACAGGTTGAGCAAAGCTCGTTCCAATGACCTGTTCTGGGAGGCCGTTTGGCCGCGTTTGCTGGCACGAGGCTGGCACTCGGAGCAGCCCCAAAACCAGGGTTACGTTGCTGGTTCAAAGTGTTTGGTTTTCCTTCTTCCCGGTGTTAAGAAGTTTTCGAGAAGGAAGTTGGTGAAAGGCGATCACTACTTCGACTCAGTCACCGACGTGCTGAGCAAAGTCGCAAAAGATCCCGGCCTGATCGAGCTCGACAGTGAGGAAGCCAATGGCGACCAGAACACGGAGAAAGATGAGTGGACCAGTGACGTGAAGGTGGTGGAAGACGAGAACCATCCGCCTTCAAGGCAGCGACATTCGTATCTGCAGCCTCGGACTCCCAATCGCAGTGTGGAAGCCATCAAATTCACTGTGGTGGATACGGGCCTCTCCGATGGCAAGATAAGAGAGCTGAGGACCCTTCCTCGTGAAATCTCGAGCACGTTGATCTCTCTCGACGCTCCTGAAGAGGAAAACATGGCCGAATCCGATACAATGAACTCCAATACGTCTGAGAGGCAGACGGATAAGTCCGGATCGAAGAAGCTTGCTAGCAGAAAAAACCGCGATGATAATGCCTCTAGTCATGATATTCATCCCGATGTTGGCAAACCATTGGCCCCTTCGAAGAGAAAGAAGGATTCGAACGACAACCAGAAACCTCGGAAGGTCTCGAAACCTGTGCCATGCCGGAAGCAGAAACAAGGCTACGTCGATAATATCGCTCACTTCAGCAAACATTCAGGGAAATTAGCTGCCAGCACTCATGAAGAAGCAGGAGATGGAGTGATTCTTCACCCTCACTCGGCCTCCACCGCGCCTAGATTGGAAAACGGAGTGTCTTGCAGCTCCTCAGGCGTGCACGAGTCTAACGAGACGGCTCAAGTTAGCTCATGTCAGGATAAGTTGTCGTCTGCCAGCTCATCGAGAGGTAGCCCGAGCGAGAGCACTGAATTTCCTCAACCTCAGTTGTTGATTGATCTGAACGTAGCCCCGGAAATTGAGAACAACGGCCTCGCTCCAACTCCGTCAAACGAGCTGGATAACCAGCCGGTTCAGCCAGCTAGCCGTGGCTTACCAGCACCTTCACCCGTTGAGGCTAGCTCCGAGCAGCAATCTGTTGCGAACACACGGAGGCTGAGCACAAGGTATCGCCCTCCAACAACACGGGCATTGGAGGCCGTGGCGGGTGGATATCTGAGTATAAGCCGGAGGAGGAAGGGTAGGGACACGAGCTCTGTCGATGCACAACCACCAAGACCCTCACAGCAACCCCGTGTCGGGCCTGGTCCAAGTGATTCTCCCAGCAGCTCCGTGGCTTCCCCTTCCCAGATCGGAGAATCCTCTTCCCAGATCGTGGAAGCTGACAGAGGCGCAAGCACAAGTGGCACCTCGAACGCAGACAACAAAAACGACGATCCACCACCAGAAGCTAACCATCAAGAAGAACAAGCCCCCGGACAGTGA
- the LOC131020983 gene encoding protein SRC2-like, which translates to MGCATLEITVQYAEDLNKVNFISKMDVYVVVSISGGDEASKQKTKTVVDHGGDANPTWSFPMKFAVEEAALLQNRLVLDFYIKCERALVNRLIGEVHVPVKELLDFPAKGHGGAATKNFVSYQVKKPDGRPKGKLTFSYQFHGKTAASSMPPPPPPAAAAALHGSSTIAYPVVEPISPYLVMAAGGYSPFQPESAAAEYTPSYVPAALGVYPPNVPPQPAAVSPEVCEGQYPPPPSYLPDCSMIKPEWYPPPPLPPPCFVSTPQGYFGHSPPVMQLAPDWWIVDWRYDTRCSGF; encoded by the coding sequence atgggttGCGCAACTCTAGAAATCACGGTTCAATACGCCGAGGATTTGAACAAGGTAAATTTCATCTCGAAAATGGACGTCTACGTCGTCGTTTCGATCTCCGGCGGGGACGAAGCCTCCAAGCAGAAGACTAAAACAGTGGTGGATCACGGCGGCGACGCCAACCCCACGTGGAGTTTTCCTATGAAGTTCGcggtggaggaggcggcgctgcTGCAAAACCGCCTCGTGCTGGACTTCTATATCAAGTGCGAGAGGGCTTTAGTCAACAGACTCATCGGCGAAGTCCACGTGCCCGTCAAGGAGCTTCTCGATTTTCCGGCCAAGGgccacggcggcgccgccaccaAGAATTTCGTCAGCTACCAAGTCAAGAAGCCCGATGGAAGGCCCAAAGGAAAACTCACCTTCTCTTATCAATTCCACGGAAAAACCGCCGCCTCATCaatgccgccgccgccgcctccggcggcggcggcggcgttgcATGGGAGTTCCACGATCGCGTACCCGGTGGTGGAGCCCATCTCGCCGTATCTGGTGATGGCGGCAGGAGGCTACTCGCCTTTTCAACCGGAGTCTGCGGCGGCGGAATACACTCCGTCATATGTGCCGGCGGCGTTGGGAGTTTATCCGCCTAATGTTCCACCGCAGCCGGCGGCGGTGTCGCCGGAGGTTTGCGAAGGACAATATCCACCACCGCCGTCATACCTGCCGGATTGTAGTATGATCAAACCGGAATGGTatcctccgccgccgctgccgccgccgtgtTTTGTTTCAACGCCGCAGGGGTATTTTGGTCATTCGCCGCCGGTGATGCAGCTAGCTCCGGATTGGTGGATTGTTGATTGGAGATATGATACTCGATGCAGCggattttaa
- the LOC131020982 gene encoding uncharacterized protein LOC131020982 isoform X1, translating to MGQAFRRATGRIGSSAVDTTSQLRKPIERPPAPPPPHSSVPVDKNPAADITQGSEGASRVKAENVLEERDPQYDSMLSQMVGRIQAKPGGKLEMGEATVVKSYKRPLPKLRNTKPDSSRYEDRSAPPGTLKIAQLRQIILLHEGKSDEHDGPMDAGQIAERFRIDVAQVQNILQFVSLPPEDDSKKKNDQE from the exons ATGGGTCAGGCATTTCGTCGAGCAACTGGAAGGATTGGCAGCTCCGCAGTCGATACGACGTCGCAGCTCCGGAAACCCATTGAGCGGCCGCCAGCTCCGCCTCCACCACATTCTTCTGTTCCCGTTGACAAAAACCCAGCTGCTGACATCACTCAAGGTTCCG AGGGTGCATCAAGAGTGAAAGCAGAAAATGTCCTTGAGGAACGAGACCCGCAATATGATTCCATGCTCAGCCAAATGGTGGGTAGAATTCAAGCAAAGCCTGGAGGGAAGCTCGAGATGGGCGAG GCCACTGTGGTGAAGAGTTACAAAAGGCCTTTGCCGAAGCTACGGAATACAAAACCAGATTCCAGCAGGTACGAGGACCGGTCTGCGCCGCCTGGAACACTGAAGATAGCGCAGCTGCGCCAAATCATTCTCTTGCACGAGGGCAAGTCGGATGAGCACGATGGTCCCATGGATGCCGGTCAAATTGCCGAACGGTTCCGGATCGACGTTGCACAGGTTCAAAATATCCTCCAGTTTGTATCTCTTCCTCCGGAGGATGAcagtaaaaagaaaaatgatcaAGAATGA
- the LOC131020982 gene encoding uncharacterized protein LOC131020982 isoform X2 gives MGQAFRRATGRIGSSAVDTTSQLRKPIERPPAPPPPHSSVPVDKNPAADITQEGASRVKAENVLEERDPQYDSMLSQMVGRIQAKPGGKLEMGEATVVKSYKRPLPKLRNTKPDSSRYEDRSAPPGTLKIAQLRQIILLHEGKSDEHDGPMDAGQIAERFRIDVAQVQNILQFVSLPPEDDSKKKNDQE, from the exons ATGGGTCAGGCATTTCGTCGAGCAACTGGAAGGATTGGCAGCTCCGCAGTCGATACGACGTCGCAGCTCCGGAAACCCATTGAGCGGCCGCCAGCTCCGCCTCCACCACATTCTTCTGTTCCCGTTGACAAAAACCCAGCTGCTGACATCACTCAAG AGGGTGCATCAAGAGTGAAAGCAGAAAATGTCCTTGAGGAACGAGACCCGCAATATGATTCCATGCTCAGCCAAATGGTGGGTAGAATTCAAGCAAAGCCTGGAGGGAAGCTCGAGATGGGCGAG GCCACTGTGGTGAAGAGTTACAAAAGGCCTTTGCCGAAGCTACGGAATACAAAACCAGATTCCAGCAGGTACGAGGACCGGTCTGCGCCGCCTGGAACACTGAAGATAGCGCAGCTGCGCCAAATCATTCTCTTGCACGAGGGCAAGTCGGATGAGCACGATGGTCCCATGGATGCCGGTCAAATTGCCGAACGGTTCCGGATCGACGTTGCACAGGTTCAAAATATCCTCCAGTTTGTATCTCTTCCTCCGGAGGATGAcagtaaaaagaaaaatgatcaAGAATGA
- the LOC131020985 gene encoding heat shock factor-binding protein-like has protein sequence MDGHDADSSKQSTGDMTAFVQNLLQQMQTRFQTMSESIISKIDEMGNRVDELEQSINDLRTEMGQDGGAPSPSAPSKSVEDPKSAEDS, from the exons ATG GACGGCCATGATGCAGACAGTTCTAAACAAAGTACGGGTGATATGACTGCATTT GTGCAAAACCTTCTCCAGCAAATG CAAACTAGGTTCCAAACAATGTCTGAGTCCATCATTTCTAAAA TCGATGAGATGGGAAACCGCGTTGACGAGCTAGAGCAGAGCATCAACGACCTAAGAACCGAGATGGGTCAAGATGGTGGTGCTCCGTCGCCTTCAGCTCCATCGAAGTCTGTAGAAGATCCAAAGTCAGCTGAAGATAGTTAA